The proteins below are encoded in one region of Oenanthe melanoleuca isolate GR-GAL-2019-014 chromosome 4A, OMel1.0, whole genome shotgun sequence:
- the RBM11 gene encoding splicing regulator RBM11, translated as MSSPGRSEAAEQTLLVGNLESRVREEILYELFLQAGPLTKVTICEDKEGKPKSFGYVCFKHKVSVPYAKALLDGIRLYGRPITVQYWRESNCTIQDCTEFS; from the exons ATGTCGTCGCCGGGGCGGTCCGAGGCGGCGGAGCAGACTCTGCTCGTGGGGAACTTGGAGAGCCGGGTCAGGGAGGAGATCCTCTACGAGCTCTTCCTGCAG GCTGGCCCATTAACCAAAGTGACGATTTGTGAGgacaaagaaggaaaacctAAGTCTTTTGGATATGTCTGCTTTAAACACAAAGTATCAGTGCCTTATGCAAAAGCTCTGCTGGACGGAATCCGTTTGTATGGAAGACCAATTACTGTGCAGTATTGGAGGG AATCAAACTGCACAATTCAAGACTGCACAGAGTTCTCCTGA